Proteins encoded in a region of the Clostridium beijerinckii genome:
- a CDS encoding YebC/PmpR family DNA-binding transcriptional regulator has protein sequence MSGHSKWHNIQAKKGKTDAKRGKIFTKIGKEIVMAVKNGGANQDTNAKLRDVVAKAKAANMPNDTISKAIKKASGELSAVNYENIVYEGYGPSGVAVIVETLTDNKNRSAGNVRSAFTKGGGNMGTSGCVSFMFQEKGEIVIEKEDKDEDELMMIALDAGAEDFASEEEVFVVTTAPEEFGTVREALEAQGIEFLEASVKMIPDTYTAIDEADAKKFQKMLDLLDDDDDVQEVYHNAEFPEGWDE, from the coding sequence ATGTCAGGACACTCAAAGTGGCATAACATTCAAGCAAAAAAGGGCAAGACAGATGCAAAAAGAGGTAAGATTTTTACTAAGATAGGTAAAGAAATTGTGATGGCTGTTAAAAATGGTGGAGCTAATCAAGATACAAATGCAAAATTAAGAGATGTAGTTGCAAAAGCCAAGGCAGCAAACATGCCTAATGATACTATTTCAAAAGCAATTAAAAAGGCATCTGGTGAATTATCAGCAGTTAATTATGAAAATATAGTTTATGAAGGTTATGGACCTAGTGGAGTAGCTGTAATAGTTGAAACTCTTACTGATAATAAAAATAGATCTGCTGGAAATGTAAGAAGTGCATTTACAAAAGGCGGCGGAAACATGGGTACATCAGGTTGTGTATCATTTATGTTCCAAGAAAAAGGTGAAATTGTCATTGAAAAAGAAGATAAAGATGAAGATGAATTAATGATGATTGCCTTAGATGCTGGTGCAGAAGATTTCGCATCAGAAGAAGAAGTATTTGTAGTAACAACTGCACCTGAAGAGTTCGGAACAGTTAGAGAAGCATTAGAAGCACAAGGTATTGAATTCTTAGAAGCTTCAGTTAAGATGATTCCAGATACATACACAGCAATAGATGAAGCTGATGCTAAGAAATTCCAAAAGATGTTAGACTTACTTGATGACGATGACGACGTTCAAGAGGTGTACCACAACGCTGAATTCCCTGAGGGATGGGATGAATAA
- a CDS encoding YigZ family protein, whose protein sequence is MSYITVKDFGEDRFEEKKSEFIGYAKRVENEEEAKAFINEIKNMHKQARHNCSAYIIGKDMNIQRYSDDGEPQGTAGIPILEVMKKSRVTDCAVVVTRYFGGILLGAGGLTRAYTKGASIAIKSAGVVEKVEGLKLSFEMEYDLFGKVQYTCGQNSWHIEDTEYSDKVIVNILAEKLMAEDIENEIVEVTNGKVIVRKSEEDIYFKEGNRLYLKI, encoded by the coding sequence ATGTCGTACATTACAGTAAAAGACTTTGGTGAAGATAGATTTGAAGAAAAGAAGTCAGAGTTTATTGGTTATGCAAAAAGGGTGGAAAATGAAGAGGAAGCTAAAGCTTTTATAAATGAGATAAAGAATATGCACAAGCAAGCAAGGCATAATTGCTCAGCATATATAATCGGAAAAGACATGAATATTCAAAGGTACTCAGATGATGGCGAACCACAGGGAACAGCAGGAATACCAATTCTTGAAGTGATGAAAAAAAGTAGAGTGACAGATTGTGCAGTAGTTGTTACGAGATATTTTGGGGGAATACTTTTAGGGGCAGGTGGTTTAACTAGAGCTTATACAAAAGGTGCCAGCATCGCAATAAAATCAGCTGGTGTAGTGGAAAAGGTTGAAGGACTGAAACTAAGTTTTGAAATGGAATATGATCTTTTTGGAAAAGTTCAATATACATGCGGTCAAAATTCTTGGCATATAGAAGATACTGAATACAGCGATAAAGTGATTGTTAATATATTAGCTGAAAAGTTAATGGCTGAAGATATAGAAAACGAGATTGTAGAAGTTACTAACGGAAAAGTAATAGTTAGAAAAAGTGAAGAGGACATATATTTTAAAGAAGGAAATAGATTATACTTGAAAATATAA
- a CDS encoding PLP-dependent aminotransferase family protein encodes MDIYKDFAFKDDDIPKYIQVANYIKSLIDKRKIKEGDKLPTIRELSKKLGVNNVTIVSAYNKLKSEGYAYQKVGSGSYAKRKEVASNFRKEYSNALKKISMGDLTDVIDFTGETTGEVLFPIDDLKGIINEVLERDGANALLSDNRNGYTNLIYTINKVFWNNKLNDEDIIIISGAQQGIDIASKGILNINDNIIVEKPTYVGALSVFKWRKVNLFEVPIDEDGINLNKFEKILQKNEIKCFYTMSYFQNPTGVSYSIEKKKRILDLAEIYDFYIIEDDYLSELIYENSLEYVPFKWLDKNDRVIYIKSFSKIFLPGIRLGYLVAPEVFSETLQNSKHNTDITTSSLMQRALELYISSNKWKKNIKNLNDEYIKRYTHLKTILDSEFKDMLTYNDPKGGLNFYITLKDEFKINTKELFIKLKKKNIYITPGAMFFTSQNDGQDSFRIAFYQTDKEKIEKGMKILKEELILAKELRVEK; translated from the coding sequence ATGGATATTTATAAAGATTTTGCGTTTAAAGATGATGATATCCCTAAGTATATTCAAGTAGCTAATTATATAAAAAGTTTAATTGATAAAAGAAAGATAAAAGAAGGAGACAAACTTCCAACAATAAGAGAGCTGTCAAAAAAATTAGGCGTAAACAATGTCACTATAGTTAGTGCATACAATAAGCTTAAATCAGAAGGTTATGCCTATCAAAAGGTAGGAAGCGGTAGTTATGCAAAAAGAAAAGAAGTTGCTTCAAATTTTAGAAAAGAATATTCAAATGCATTAAAAAAGATATCCATGGGAGATTTAACTGATGTAATAGATTTTACTGGGGAGACTACAGGGGAAGTGCTATTCCCTATTGATGATTTAAAAGGAATTATAAATGAAGTTTTAGAAAGAGATGGAGCAAATGCATTACTTTCAGACAACAGAAATGGATATACTAATCTTATTTATACTATAAATAAAGTATTTTGGAATAATAAATTAAACGATGAAGACATAATAATTATATCAGGTGCTCAACAAGGAATTGATATAGCATCTAAAGGAATATTAAATATAAATGATAATATAATAGTTGAAAAGCCAACATATGTAGGAGCATTATCAGTATTTAAATGGAGAAAAGTTAATTTGTTTGAAGTGCCAATTGATGAAGATGGAATAAACTTAAATAAATTTGAAAAGATATTACAGAAAAACGAAATAAAGTGTTTTTATACAATGAGTTATTTTCAAAATCCAACAGGAGTAAGTTATAGTATAGAAAAGAAGAAGAGAATTTTAGATCTTGCAGAAATTTATGATTTTTACATAATTGAAGATGATTATCTATCGGAACTTATATATGAAAATTCATTAGAATATGTGCCGTTTAAATGGCTTGATAAAAATGATAGGGTAATTTATATAAAAAGTTTTTCGAAAATATTTCTTCCAGGAATAAGATTAGGATACTTAGTTGCACCAGAAGTATTCAGTGAAACTCTTCAAAATTCAAAGCACAATACAGATATAACTACTTCAAGTTTAATGCAGAGGGCTCTGGAATTATATATTTCGAGTAATAAGTGGAAAAAGAATATTAAAAATCTAAATGATGAATATATAAAAAGGTATACGCATTTAAAAACAATTCTAGATAGTGAATTTAAAGATATGTTAACCTACAATGATCCAAAAGGTGGATTAAATTTTTATATAACTTTAAAAGATGAATTTAAGATTAATACTAAAGAACTTTTTATAAAACTTAAAAAGAAAAATATATATATTACTCCAGGGGCTATGTTCTTTACATCACAAAATGATGGACAAGATTCTTTTAGGATAGCCTTTTATCAAACCGATAAGGAAAAGATTGAGAAAGGTATGAAAATACTTAAGGAAGAATTAATTTTGGCTAAGGAACTTAGAGTTGAGAAGTGA
- a CDS encoding nucleotidyltransferase domain-containing protein, translated as MSKSILEYQKSSEKLINVLKTNKKVLAIFAFGSIISGDLWEESDIDLFIVYKDIFDNVRDIYSEILGVPVHIKVLNKESFLELYESNGNKGVIRNLLISSKIIFSRDDEIESIFNKAKYSLDKYRETWNLVYLGNVIKDIRVTKKYLQNNSVFTSYEVLIRALDSFAKLYLNLNGYTVSKDAVKMAINLNNKFNVIVDNLFNDKCAKENIQNAVDYIENFLDENINEAAKSLLDYLYEKNAFLSSFEIKNSDEFKEFNIKIEDILKELYKRKLIMKDTKNLDLPSNEKLVRENVYSYKSYEAQSKK; from the coding sequence GTGTCAAAATCCATATTAGAATATCAGAAATCCTCTGAAAAGTTAATAAATGTATTGAAGACCAATAAAAAAGTGTTGGCTATATTTGCATTTGGAAGCATAATTAGCGGTGATCTTTGGGAGGAATCTGACATAGATTTATTCATTGTATATAAGGATATATTTGATAATGTTAGAGACATATATTCTGAAATACTAGGGGTACCGGTACATATAAAGGTCCTAAATAAAGAAAGCTTTTTGGAACTATACGAAAGTAATGGGAATAAGGGAGTTATAAGGAACTTACTAATATCTTCTAAAATAATATTTTCAAGAGATGATGAAATTGAGAGCATTTTTAATAAAGCCAAATATAGTTTAGATAAATACAGAGAAACTTGGAACTTGGTGTATTTAGGTAATGTTATAAAAGATATTAGAGTAACTAAAAAGTATTTGCAAAACAATAGTGTTTTTACATCTTATGAAGTTTTAATAAGAGCTCTAGATAGTTTTGCTAAGTTATATTTAAATTTAAATGGATACACTGTAAGTAAAGACGCAGTAAAAATGGCTATAAACTTAAATAATAAATTTAATGTTATAGTTGATAATTTGTTTAATGATAAATGCGCAAAGGAAAATATACAAAACGCTGTAGATTATATCGAGAATTTTCTAGATGAAAATATAAATGAGGCCGCTAAGTCTTTACTGGATTATTTATATGAAAAAAATGCATTTTTAAGCTCCTTTGAAATAAAAAACAGTGATGAGTTCAAGGAATTTAATATAAAAATAGAAGATATACTAAAGGAATTATACAAGAGAAAATTAATAATGAAAGATACTAAAAATTTGGATTTGCCTTCTAATGAAAAGTTAGTCAGAGAGAATGTGTATTCATACAAGAGTTATGAGGCACAATCAAAAAAATAG